The following coding sequences are from one Halobacteriovorax sp. JY17 window:
- a CDS encoding NifU family protein — MDIQIQPTPNPNALKFILDKPVKIEGNSSYRSPMDCGDNNLALTLFTVRGVDQLHFYDNVITITKFGYEEWDAMEPNIMEYIESEYPKHDPNYFDPDPEAERRANLTPELKEIEAILDKTIRPGLQGDGGDIQTISFEDNILLVQYQGACGTCPSSTTGTLEAIKGILRDEYNPDIDVYIAPSY; from the coding sequence ATGGACATTCAAATCCAACCAACACCAAACCCAAATGCTCTAAAGTTTATCCTAGATAAGCCTGTTAAAATTGAAGGTAATTCAAGCTATAGATCTCCTATGGACTGCGGAGATAATAACTTAGCACTTACTCTCTTTACTGTTAGAGGAGTTGATCAACTTCACTTCTACGACAATGTTATTACAATCACAAAATTTGGTTACGAAGAATGGGATGCTATGGAGCCTAACATTATGGAATACATAGAGTCTGAGTACCCTAAGCACGATCCAAATTACTTTGACCCTGACCCAGAGGCCGAGAGAAGAGCGAACCTTACTCCAGAGCTAAAAGAGATTGAGGCCATTCTTGATAAGACTATTAGGCCAGGCCTTCAAGGTGATGGTGGGGATATTCAAACAATCTCTTTTGAAGACAATATTCTCCTTGTTCAATACCAAGGAGCCTGTGGGACTTGCCCGTCTTCTACTACGGGGACACTAGAGGCCATTAAAGGTATTCTTAGAGATGAGTATAATCCTGACATAGATGTCTACATTGCGCCTAGTTATTAA
- a CDS encoding cysteine desulfurase, whose protein sequence is MDNFDVAKIRKDFPELERTVHEKPLIYLDNAASTLKCTPVIEALNLHYSHEAANIHRGVHYLSEMGTVKYEETRKCIQKLINSENDYQVIFTKGTTESLNLIASTYARKFLKKGDQILLSTLEHHSNIVPWQMVAEEVGAEVVEIPVNDLGEIDQDAYKNLLNDRVAIVSTNHISNSLGTINPIKEMIKLAHEAGAIYVVDAAQSISHEKIDVQDLDCDFLAFSSHKMFGPTGVGVLYGKEELLNKMPPYQGGGDMIDVVTFEKTTYNGLPHKFEAGTPHIAGVIALKAAVDYIQSIGLNKIKAWEHELLEYATKKLSEIEGLTIIGTAKEKTSVISFTIDGAHPHDIGTLLDRQGIAVRTGHHCTQPLMKRFNIPATTRASFSVYNTKEEVDALVAGIIKTKEFL, encoded by the coding sequence ATGGATAACTTTGATGTGGCAAAAATTAGAAAGGACTTCCCAGAACTTGAAAGAACAGTTCATGAGAAGCCATTAATCTATCTTGATAATGCTGCAAGTACTCTTAAATGTACTCCAGTTATAGAAGCACTTAATCTTCACTACTCTCACGAAGCGGCAAATATTCATAGAGGTGTTCACTATCTAAGTGAGATGGGAACAGTTAAGTATGAAGAAACTAGGAAGTGTATCCAAAAGCTAATTAATTCGGAAAATGACTACCAAGTTATTTTCACGAAGGGAACAACTGAGTCACTAAACTTAATTGCTTCTACATACGCGAGAAAGTTTCTAAAGAAGGGAGATCAAATTCTTCTCTCTACTTTAGAGCATCATTCTAATATTGTTCCTTGGCAAATGGTTGCCGAAGAAGTTGGCGCAGAAGTTGTAGAGATCCCAGTTAATGATCTCGGAGAAATTGATCAAGACGCTTATAAGAATTTATTAAATGATCGTGTTGCTATTGTTTCTACCAATCATATTTCGAACTCTCTTGGAACAATCAACCCTATAAAAGAGATGATTAAACTTGCTCACGAAGCTGGAGCCATCTATGTTGTTGACGCTGCTCAGTCGATCTCTCATGAGAAAATTGACGTTCAGGACTTAGATTGTGACTTCTTGGCCTTTAGCTCACACAAAATGTTTGGGCCAACAGGAGTTGGAGTTCTCTACGGCAAAGAAGAACTTCTAAACAAGATGCCTCCTTACCAAGGTGGCGGCGATATGATCGATGTAGTAACTTTTGAAAAGACTACTTATAATGGACTCCCTCATAAATTTGAAGCAGGAACTCCACATATCGCAGGCGTCATCGCACTCAAAGCGGCTGTCGACTATATCCAATCAATTGGTTTAAATAAAATTAAGGCCTGGGAACATGAATTACTTGAATACGCAACGAAGAAGCTCTCCGAAATTGAAGGCCTTACTATTATCGGCACGGCTAAAGAAAAGACATCTGTTATTTCATTTACAATTGATGGTGCTCATCCACACGACATCGGGACGCTCTTAGATAGACAAGGGATAGCGGTTAGAACTGGACACCATTGCACACAGCCATTAATGAAGAGATTTAACATACCTGCAACAACGAGAGCATCTTTCTCTGTATACAATACAAAAGAAGAAGTTGATGCCCTAGTTGCTGGAATAATAAAAACGAAAGAATTCTTATAA
- the sufD gene encoding Fe-S cluster assembly protein SufD, translated as MKINELTENYIKDLTALAISPAQKSSLDFFKDRGLPHTKMEDWLYTKLTDVLPENFEVATVSDQQEEAALLGEYALYFSNGHLLTSKTKLPKEITIEETSTAELKLEDYGDDNKDIFAMLNATVSEKVISINVDQNFVLKTPLTIIHDSSCEGAFSTPRIHIQMNAFSECNFVEVFKGADEVKYNQAAVTNFKLEAGSRAKHVKVQIEGNMSFHAGSVNATLKKDSHFKSFTFNTGALKARHNLSVALLEAGSFASVDGLYTLDGNQHCDNFSLIHHVAEHTDSSQLFKGVLNNSSRGIFTGKVLVARDAQKVNSEQLNKNLLLTKKAHVDTRPQLEVYADDVKCAHGATVGQMSDEEAFYLQSRGLSRERAQKLLIHAYCADAISKIEDDIIENYLSNVLFESFEKSIFENLDQGEK; from the coding sequence ATGAAAATTAATGAATTAACAGAAAACTATATTAAGGATCTAACGGCGCTGGCAATATCTCCTGCTCAGAAGTCTTCGCTAGATTTCTTTAAAGACAGAGGTCTTCCACACACAAAGATGGAAGATTGGCTTTATACAAAGTTAACTGATGTACTTCCTGAAAACTTTGAAGTTGCGACAGTTAGCGATCAACAAGAGGAAGCCGCACTCTTAGGTGAATATGCTCTCTATTTTTCAAATGGACACTTATTAACATCTAAAACAAAGCTTCCAAAAGAAATTACAATTGAAGAGACGTCTACTGCAGAGCTAAAGCTAGAAGACTATGGTGATGATAATAAAGACATCTTTGCCATGCTAAACGCAACTGTAAGTGAGAAAGTAATCTCTATCAATGTGGACCAGAACTTTGTTCTAAAAACGCCTTTAACAATTATCCATGACAGTAGCTGTGAAGGCGCTTTCTCTACTCCAAGAATTCATATTCAGATGAATGCATTCTCAGAATGTAACTTTGTAGAAGTATTCAAAGGCGCGGATGAAGTAAAGTATAACCAAGCAGCGGTAACGAACTTCAAATTAGAAGCTGGTTCAAGAGCAAAGCACGTAAAAGTCCAAATAGAAGGAAATATGTCTTTTCATGCAGGAAGTGTGAATGCAACATTAAAGAAAGATTCTCACTTTAAGAGTTTCACATTTAATACAGGCGCTCTTAAAGCAAGGCATAACCTAAGTGTTGCTCTTTTAGAAGCAGGTTCATTTGCCTCTGTTGATGGACTCTATACACTCGATGGTAATCAACACTGTGACAACTTCTCTCTCATTCACCACGTTGCCGAACATACTGACAGCTCTCAGCTTTTCAAAGGTGTTCTAAATAATAGTTCAAGAGGGATTTTCACTGGAAAAGTCTTAGTTGCTAGAGATGCACAAAAAGTAAACTCGGAACAATTAAATAAGAACTTACTCCTGACAAAGAAGGCCCACGTCGATACAAGACCACAGCTTGAAGTCTATGCAGACGACGTCAAATGCGCCCACGGAGCAACTGTTGGGCAAATGAGCGACGAAGAAGCTTTCTACCTACAATCTAGAGGATTAAGTAGAGAGAGAGCACAGAAGCTTCTTATTCACGCCTACTGCGCTGATGCTATTTCTAAAATTGAAGATGATATTATTGAAAACTATCTATCAAACGTTCTATTTGAATCATTTGAAAAGTCTATTTTTGAAAATTTAGATCAAGGCGAAAAATAA
- the sufC gene encoding Fe-S cluster assembly ATPase SufC, which produces MIEIKNLHAKVEEKDILKGIDLTIKAGEVHAIMGPNGSGKSTLSKVIAGHPAFEVTEGSIEYNINGKNTDLFELEADERAKNGIFLGFQYPIEIPGVTNFNFLHESFNEVSKSQGAAEMDEAAFREFLMPKLELLEMREEFLNRPVNTGFSGGEKKKNEILQMAVLNPRLALLDETDSGLDIDALKIVAKGVNALKNRFNAVVLVTHYQRLLDYIIPDHVHVLYEGKIIKSGGKELALELEAKGYDWLIK; this is translated from the coding sequence ATGATTGAAATAAAAAACTTACATGCAAAAGTTGAAGAGAAGGACATATTAAAAGGTATTGATCTAACGATTAAGGCCGGTGAAGTTCACGCGATAATGGGACCAAATGGTTCAGGGAAGAGTACTCTTTCAAAAGTTATTGCAGGTCATCCAGCATTCGAAGTCACAGAAGGCTCTATTGAGTACAATATCAATGGAAAGAATACTGACCTCTTTGAACTAGAAGCTGATGAGAGAGCAAAGAATGGAATTTTCCTTGGCTTTCAATACCCTATTGAAATCCCAGGAGTAACAAACTTTAATTTTCTTCACGAGTCATTCAACGAAGTTTCAAAGTCACAAGGTGCCGCAGAAATGGACGAGGCTGCATTTAGAGAATTTCTTATGCCAAAGCTTGAACTATTAGAAATGAGAGAAGAATTTCTTAATAGACCTGTTAACACTGGTTTCTCAGGTGGTGAAAAGAAGAAGAATGAAATCCTCCAAATGGCAGTACTAAACCCTAGACTTGCTCTTTTAGATGAAACAGACTCAGGTCTAGATATCGATGCTTTAAAAATCGTGGCCAAGGGAGTGAATGCTCTTAAGAATAGATTCAATGCTGTTGTCCTTGTAACTCACTACCAAAGACTTTTAGATTATATTATTCCAGACCATGTTCATGTTCTCTATGAAGGGAAGATTATTAAGTCTGGTGGAAAAGAACTCGCTCTAGAACTAGAGGCAAAAGGTTACGACTGGTTAATCAAGTAA
- the sufB gene encoding Fe-S cluster assembly protein SufB, whose product MSEEILSEEYKYGFYTDIETEEFPKGLNEDIVRLISKKKEEPEWLLNYRLKAYKLWTTMKAPNWAKLDVPAIDFNDLYYYSVPKKKETLASLDEVDPELLATFEKLGIPLTEQKRISGVAVDAVFDSVSVATTYRKDLEEVGVIFCSISEAVKEYPELVKKYLGSVVPPSDNFYAALNAAVFSDGSFVYIPEGVTCPMDLSTYFRINAKETGQFERTLIVAEKGSYVNYLEGCTAPQRDENQLHAAIVEIVALDDSEVKYSTVQNWYAGNKDGLGGIYNFVTKRGNCLGRNSKISWTQVEAGSAITWKYPSCNLIGDNSQGAFYSVALTNNKMQADTGTKMVHIGKNTRSTIISKGISAEQSENNYRGLVKVMPSATGARNYSQCDSMLVGDKCAANTFPYIDVKNNTATVEHEASTSKISEDQLFYLQQRGMDMEKCISMIVNGFCSDVFKELPLEFSVEAVKLIEMKLENSIG is encoded by the coding sequence ATGAGCGAAGAAATACTATCAGAAGAGTATAAGTACGGCTTCTATACAGATATAGAAACGGAAGAGTTTCCTAAAGGTCTAAACGAAGACATCGTTAGACTTATTTCTAAAAAGAAAGAGGAACCGGAGTGGCTTTTAAATTATAGACTCAAGGCCTATAAACTTTGGACAACAATGAAAGCTCCAAATTGGGCCAAGCTCGATGTTCCGGCCATAGACTTTAATGACCTCTACTACTACTCGGTCCCAAAGAAGAAGGAAACACTTGCAAGCCTAGATGAAGTTGATCCAGAGCTCCTAGCAACTTTTGAAAAACTTGGAATTCCTCTAACAGAACAAAAGAGAATTTCTGGTGTTGCCGTAGACGCAGTCTTTGACAGTGTTTCAGTTGCAACGACTTATAGAAAAGACCTTGAAGAAGTTGGAGTTATTTTCTGTTCGATCTCTGAGGCCGTAAAAGAATATCCAGAACTCGTTAAAAAGTACTTAGGCTCGGTTGTTCCTCCGTCTGATAATTTCTACGCTGCTTTAAATGCTGCCGTTTTCTCGGATGGGTCATTCGTATACATTCCAGAAGGTGTTACATGCCCAATGGATTTATCAACTTACTTTAGAATTAACGCCAAAGAGACAGGACAATTTGAAAGAACTTTAATCGTTGCCGAAAAAGGAAGTTACGTAAACTACCTTGAAGGCTGTACCGCTCCTCAAAGAGATGAGAATCAACTTCACGCTGCGATCGTAGAGATCGTTGCTCTCGACGATTCTGAAGTAAAATACTCGACAGTTCAAAATTGGTACGCCGGTAATAAAGATGGTCTTGGTGGAATTTATAATTTTGTAACTAAGCGTGGAAATTGCCTCGGAAGAAACTCAAAAATCTCATGGACTCAAGTTGAGGCCGGTTCTGCAATTACTTGGAAGTATCCTAGCTGTAATCTTATTGGCGACAACTCTCAGGGAGCTTTCTACTCGGTAGCCCTAACAAATAATAAAATGCAGGCCGATACTGGAACGAAAATGGTTCACATCGGTAAGAATACGAGAAGTACGATTATCTCAAAAGGTATTTCAGCAGAACAGTCTGAGAATAATTACCGTGGCCTTGTTAAAGTCATGCCTTCAGCAACAGGTGCTAGGAATTACTCTCAATGTGATTCAATGCTTGTTGGTGACAAATGCGCGGCGAACACATTTCCATATATTGATGTAAAAAATAATACTGCTACTGTAGAACACGAAGCCTCGACGTCAAAGATAAGTGAAGACCAACTCTTCTATCTGCAACAAAGAGGAATGGATATGGAGAAATGTATCTCTATGATCGTAAATGGTTTCTGCTCAGACGTTTTTAAAGAACTCCCTTTAGAGTTCTCAGTTGAAGCAGTGAAATTAATTGAAATGAAATTAGAAAATTCGATTGGATAA
- a CDS encoding Rrf2 family transcriptional regulator — translation MLKVNKKVEYALMALKFMVEKGGDLTSAREVCDHFKTPFDTTAKVMQVMNSHDILSSVKGIKGGYTISADLSEISYLKLARIIEAKEVKSICQTNKGLCELHCDCNIVNPMSTLSEKLNQFLNSLSIQELLFGEEFSDTNQLCPIKDIVKDFTTNGTQV, via the coding sequence ATGCTAAAAGTTAATAAAAAAGTTGAATACGCTTTAATGGCGTTAAAATTCATGGTCGAAAAAGGTGGCGATTTAACAAGCGCTCGTGAAGTTTGCGATCACTTTAAAACTCCCTTTGATACAACCGCAAAAGTTATGCAAGTCATGAACTCTCACGACATTCTATCTTCTGTAAAAGGAATCAAGGGCGGATACACAATTAGTGCCGACCTCTCCGAGATTAGTTATTTAAAATTAGCAAGAATCATCGAGGCAAAAGAAGTTAAGTCAATTTGCCAAACGAATAAAGGTCTCTGCGAACTTCACTGTGATTGTAATATTGTTAATCCAATGAGTACGCTCAGTGAAAAACTCAATCAATTTTTAAATTCACTCTCCATTCAAGAATTACTCTTTGGTGAAGAGTTCAGTGATACAAATCAACTTTGTCCAATTAAGGATATTGTTAAAGACTTTACGACAAATGGAACACAGGTATGA
- a CDS encoding sterol desaturase family protein — protein MSYRLLAFLSILFIFSFLELYLKRRDDPNPLGERWSRKLSNFLLLSVGALFSLLFIRVAPMASSEFASAHEIGILNWLKLPFFAEVIVGVIFLDLIIYFQHRAFHRFNFLWRFHKVHHVDNLLDSTTALRFHPIEILLSLFVKSLAILVLGVRGDVVLVFEFILSSMAIFNHANIQLPIFVEKYLKFFLVTPNFHVIHHHPEKEFHNSNFGFNLSFWDYIFKTSQSGLGIDFSNYKCGLEGEEENSLKGMLEIPFRKLD, from the coding sequence ATGAGCTATCGGCTTCTAGCGTTCTTATCGATTCTTTTCATTTTTTCTTTCTTAGAATTATATCTAAAGAGAAGAGACGATCCTAATCCTCTAGGTGAGAGGTGGAGTAGGAAATTATCAAACTTTCTTCTGTTGTCTGTTGGTGCTTTATTTTCATTGCTATTTATTCGAGTAGCGCCCATGGCAAGTAGCGAGTTTGCTTCTGCCCATGAAATAGGAATTTTAAATTGGTTAAAGCTTCCATTCTTTGCCGAAGTCATTGTTGGAGTGATTTTTTTAGATTTAATTATTTATTTTCAACATAGGGCCTTTCATCGATTTAACTTTCTTTGGAGATTTCATAAAGTTCATCACGTAGATAATCTTTTAGATTCAACAACAGCTCTTCGCTTTCATCCGATTGAAATTCTTCTTTCACTCTTTGTGAAATCATTGGCCATCCTAGTATTAGGTGTAAGGGGAGATGTCGTTCTCGTTTTTGAATTTATCCTGAGTTCGATGGCCATATTTAATCATGCAAATATTCAGCTTCCCATTTTTGTGGAGAAGTATTTAAAGTTTTTTCTAGTCACTCCAAATTTCCATGTCATTCATCATCATCCAGAAAAAGAATTTCACAATTCTAATTTTGGTTTTAATTTATCATTTTGGGATTACATATTTAAAACAAGTCAAAGTGGACTGGGGATAGATTTTTCAAATTATAAGTGTGGGTTAGAGGGAGAAGAAGAAAATAGTTTAAAGGGAATGCTTGAAATTCCCTTCAGGAAGCTAGATTAA
- a CDS encoding rhomboid family intramembrane serine protease: MIPFASLADKNMADKIATEIKKHGIFIEVSRLSDEYVLSVLKEEDVEQATDIYRVMLGLPKQFKPSKEWTEIQAIPMGLTTKVVILFCVIVYALDAFKIMPELYSVMKISENANFELAEIRNGQVWRLVTPIFLHFGFMHILFNLMWMKDLGKIIEREKSSNFLLVFIVIIGTLSNFSQFLISGPNFGGMSGVVYGLLGYLWMYKRINKEAEFSLPKSDVMLMIGWFFLCLVGVFVFAIANMAHAVGLTLGMLLGIFYGARDSKESTSIRDIGLFSLLAFALPLITWVVEIIRIK; the protein is encoded by the coding sequence ATGATCCCCTTTGCAAGTCTCGCTGACAAGAATATGGCCGATAAAATTGCTACAGAAATAAAGAAGCATGGAATATTTATTGAAGTGAGCCGGCTTAGTGATGAGTATGTTCTAAGTGTATTAAAAGAAGAAGATGTAGAACAAGCAACTGATATATACAGAGTGATGTTAGGGTTACCAAAGCAGTTCAAGCCTTCTAAGGAGTGGACAGAGATACAGGCCATTCCAATGGGGCTTACAACTAAAGTTGTAATTCTCTTCTGTGTTATTGTCTACGCCCTGGATGCTTTTAAGATTATGCCGGAGCTTTATTCAGTAATGAAGATTTCTGAGAATGCAAACTTTGAATTAGCAGAAATAAGAAATGGACAAGTGTGGAGACTCGTCACTCCAATTTTTCTTCACTTTGGCTTCATGCATATTCTCTTTAATTTGATGTGGATGAAAGATCTTGGAAAAATTATTGAAAGAGAGAAGTCTTCAAATTTTCTTCTCGTATTTATAGTTATTATTGGAACACTTTCTAACTTTTCTCAGTTTCTTATTTCTGGTCCAAACTTTGGAGGAATGAGTGGAGTGGTCTACGGACTCTTAGGTTACTTGTGGATGTATAAGCGTATAAATAAAGAAGCAGAATTCTCACTTCCAAAGAGTGATGTTATGTTAATGATTGGTTGGTTCTTTCTCTGTTTAGTTGGCGTCTTTGTCTTTGCTATTGCAAATATGGCCCACGCCGTTGGTCTAACTCTGGGAATGCTTCTTGGGATCTTCTATGGAGCCAGAGATTCAAAAGAAAGTACTTCAATAAGAGATATTGGGCTTTTCTCTCTCTTAGCGTTTGCTCTTCCATTAATTACATGGGTAGTAGAGATCATTAGAATAAAGTAA
- the argS gene encoding arginine--tRNA ligase: MTILHNNILENLAEAIDLSIKSNFEEVALSKEQIYNLISIAPNMKMGHFAFPCFPLAKAAKSAPNIISEKLAQSIETKGIIAAAKGVGPYLNFTINPNTFAGSLTDEIISGKFFEKELVSDRPKTMIEYSQPNTHKELHVGHMRNLCLGNALVRIKRYADQEVVAVTYPGDSGTHVAKCLWFLKYHNQEAIPETNKGPWLGKIYTKANLMLEDQLGTEKEAKNREQLTAILKELESEKGEYFDLWKETRQWSLDMMEEAYKWADVKFDRWFFESEVDSPSLELANKLYQEGKLVKDDGAIGMNLEEDKLGFCILIKSDGTGLYATKDVALAVKKFEEFGVENNIYIVDTRQAFHFNQVFKVLEKIGFEQAKNCHHLQYNFVELPDGAMSSRKGNIIPLNDLVNQMEAHISKEYLERYSDEWTKEEIKSTASIIAKGAINYGMTRFDNNRKIVFDMKEWLKLDGETGPYLQYVFARINSLCEKLGYSSELSADFSKLEKDSEIALMIKLSAFNDIVVLCHEKNSATALCSYLFELGKLFNSFYAECPIAKADSEELKNARLLLSKAVSLVMKQGLSLLGIDAPNRM, encoded by the coding sequence ATGACAATTTTACACAATAATATCTTAGAAAACCTCGCAGAAGCTATCGATTTATCAATTAAATCAAATTTCGAAGAAGTGGCACTTTCTAAAGAGCAGATTTACAACCTTATTTCTATTGCGCCAAATATGAAGATGGGACACTTTGCTTTCCCATGCTTCCCTCTAGCGAAGGCCGCCAAATCAGCTCCAAATATTATTTCGGAAAAATTAGCTCAGTCAATTGAAACCAAAGGTATTATTGCTGCAGCAAAAGGCGTTGGACCTTACTTAAACTTTACCATTAATCCTAATACTTTTGCAGGATCACTTACGGATGAGATCATCTCTGGAAAATTCTTTGAAAAAGAGCTCGTCAGTGATCGCCCAAAAACAATGATCGAATATTCTCAACCAAATACTCATAAAGAACTCCACGTTGGGCATATGAGAAACCTGTGTCTTGGAAATGCTCTCGTAAGAATCAAGCGTTACGCTGACCAAGAAGTTGTGGCCGTAACATACCCAGGTGATAGTGGAACTCACGTTGCCAAGTGCCTCTGGTTTTTAAAGTATCACAATCAAGAAGCGATACCTGAAACAAATAAAGGTCCATGGCTTGGTAAGATTTATACTAAAGCAAACCTCATGTTAGAAGACCAACTTGGTACAGAAAAAGAGGCCAAGAACCGTGAGCAGCTAACGGCAATTTTAAAAGAACTTGAAAGCGAGAAAGGCGAATACTTCGATCTTTGGAAGGAGACACGTCAGTGGTCACTGGACATGATGGAAGAAGCTTATAAGTGGGCCGATGTGAAGTTTGACCGCTGGTTCTTTGAATCAGAAGTAGACTCTCCTTCTCTAGAACTTGCTAATAAACTCTACCAAGAAGGAAAACTAGTTAAAGACGACGGCGCAATTGGAATGAACCTAGAAGAAGATAAATTAGGTTTTTGTATTCTTATTAAATCAGACGGAACAGGTCTCTATGCAACTAAAGATGTGGCCCTTGCTGTAAAGAAGTTTGAAGAATTTGGTGTTGAAAATAATATTTACATCGTCGATACCAGACAAGCTTTTCACTTTAACCAAGTCTTTAAAGTTCTAGAGAAAATTGGCTTTGAACAAGCAAAGAATTGTCACCACCTACAGTATAACTTTGTAGAACTTCCTGATGGAGCAATGAGCTCTAGAAAGGGAAATATCATTCCACTTAATGACCTAGTTAATCAAATGGAAGCACATATCTCTAAAGAGTACTTAGAGAGATATAGTGACGAATGGACAAAAGAAGAAATTAAAAGCACAGCTTCAATCATTGCAAAGGGTGCCATTAATTATGGAATGACTCGTTTTGATAATAATAGAAAGATTGTCTTTGATATGAAGGAATGGCTAAAGCTAGATGGTGAAACAGGTCCTTACCTTCAATACGTCTTTGCCCGAATCAATTCTCTATGTGAAAAGCTTGGGTACTCAAGTGAATTAAGCGCTGATTTTTCAAAGCTAGAGAAAGATAGTGAAATTGCTCTGATGATTAAGTTATCTGCTTTTAATGATATTGTTGTTCTATGCCACGAAAAGAATTCGGCAACAGCTCTTTGTTCATACTTATTTGAATTAGGAAAATTATTTAATAGCTTCTACGCGGAATGCCCAATAGCTAAAGCAGATAGTGAGGAGCTCAAGAATGCGAGACTCCTTCTTTCAAAGGCCGTAAGTCTTGTTATGAAACAAGGTCTTTCACTACTTGGAATTGATGCTCCAAATAGAATGTAA
- a CDS encoding GNAT family N-acetyltransferase codes for MKVLRINASDTYQIRNLVLRPGRPVEDCHFDHDEDEQTFHLGAFIDSQLVSVASFYFERNEILEDQYQYRLRGMATLPEHRGQGLSSSLLRTAFPIIKQNFCQLLWCNARSEAQGFYQNVGFEKIGEEFEVPTIGPHFLMFKTIS; via the coding sequence ATGAAAGTACTAAGAATAAATGCATCAGATACGTATCAAATCAGAAACCTTGTTCTAAGACCAGGTAGACCTGTCGAAGATTGCCACTTCGATCACGATGAAGATGAACAAACTTTTCACTTAGGAGCGTTCATTGACTCACAACTTGTGAGTGTTGCTTCTTTTTACTTTGAAAGAAATGAAATCCTAGAAGACCAGTACCAATACCGCTTAAGAGGTATGGCCACTCTGCCAGAGCATAGAGGACAAGGGCTCAGCTCTTCCCTACTAAGAACGGCTTTTCCAATAATTAAGCAAAACTTCTGCCAGCTGCTTTGGTGTAATGCTAGATCGGAAGCTCAAGGTTTTTACCAAAATGTTGGTTTTGAAAAAATCGGAGAGGAGTTTGAAGTTCCAACAATTGGTCCACACTTTCTCATGTTTAAAACAATTTCTTAG